The genomic stretch TTCCACAAATGCACCAATATCGATAACACGAGTTACACGCCCTAAATACACATCTCCCTCGTTAAGTTTACGAGTCATGGTTTGAATGATGCGTTTGGCTTGTTGGGCTCTTTCAGCTTGTACAGCACAAATAGTAACAGTACCATCGTCAGCAATATCGATTTTTGAACCAGTTTGTTCAGTAATACCTTTGATCGTCTTACCACCTGGTCCAATAACTAAACCAATCATATCAGGATCGATTTTCATGGTCATTAAACGAGGTGCATAGGGTGACAATTCTGTACGGGGAGTATTAATGGTTTTCATCATTTCTCCTAAGATATGTAAACGGGCTTCTCTGGCTTGTTTTACTGCCTCAGAGATGGTTTCCATTCTTAAACCCGTAATTTTCATATCCATTTGTAAAGCAGTAATACCGCTATCAGTACCAGCTACTTTAAAATCCATATCCCCTAAAAAGTCTTCGATACCCTGAATATCGGTTAAGATACGCACTTCATCCCCTTCTTTAATTAATCCCATAGCGGCACCACTCACAGGCTTAGTAATGGGAACTCCAGCATCCATTAAGGCTAAGGTTGAACCGCATACCGAACCCATAGAAGTTGAACCGTTGGAAGACAATACTTCAGAAACTACTCTGATTACATAAGGAAAGTCTTCTTGAGGTGGTAAAACAGGAGTTATAGCTCTTTCAGCTAAAGCACCATGACCAATTTCTCGTCTTCCGGGGGGGCGTAAGGGTTTAGTTTCCCCTACGGAATAAGGAGGAAAATTATAGTGATGAAGGTAACGTTTTTCAAAGTCAGGATGTAAGTCATCCGCTAAATCTTGAGCGTCTCCTGATGTGCCTAGAGTTGCGATCGAAAGTACTTGAGTTAAACCCCGTTGAAATAAACCGCTACCGTGAACTCTGGCAGGTAATAAACCAACACGGGAAGAAATAGGCCGTACCTGATCTAATTTCCGTCCATCAACCCTCACACCATCTTCAATAATTTGACGGCGCATCAGTTTTTTGGTTAACTGTTTAAATAGGTTCGGAAGAAGTTTAGAATTTTCAGCTATAGCGATTTTAATTTCATCTTCATCCCCCAAAGCGTTAATGGCTTCTTGTACACTAGCTTGAATAGTGTCTAAGGCTTCATCTCTAGCATTTTTATCGTAGTCAAAATGACATAGAATCTGTTTAATTTCCTCACTAGCTTTTTCGTGAATAAAATTAACTACAGCAGGGTTATCTTCTTCTTTATTTTCGATTTTGATTTCAATACCTAACTCTTGGATGAGATCTTTTTGAGCTTGAATTAATTCTAAAATTGCCTCATAGCCAAATTCGATCGCCTCAATAATATCTTGTTCTGGTAACTGATTCGCCCCAGCTTCCACCATGACAATACCATCAGGAGTTCCAGCAACAACTAAATCAAGATCGCCGTTTTCGATTTCTCGAAAAGTAGGGTTAATAATAAATTCATCATGAACTAATCCAACTCTTACGGCCGCCATGGGACCATAGAAGGGAATTTGAGCCACTAAAGTTGCGATCGAAGCTCCAGTAACAGCTAACACATCGGGGGGTACTTCCTCATCCATAGATAGAGTAGTAGCGACAATTTGTAGATCATCTCTCAACCATGATGGAAAAAGAGGACGCAAAGGTCGATCGATTAAGCGACTTGTGAGAGTTGCTCGTTCTGGAGGTCTTCCTTCACGACGTAAAAATCCACCCGGAATACGTCCGGCCGCATACAATCTTTCTTCATAATCCACAGTCAGAGGTAGAAAATCAATACCTTCTCTGCCTTTAGTACGAGTTGCCGTTACCAAAACTGCGGTTTCACCTGCTTGAATTAAAACCGTTCCTCCCGCTTGAGGTGCTAATAATCCGACTTTAATTTTTATATCTCTTCCTTCAAAAAAAGAAATTGACTTATTATATTCTTCCATTCAACTTTTTTCCTTATTCTTCGCTTTTCTCTATAGAGATAGATTTAGACTCAATAATTTATAGAATCTTCTACAAATATCTTGTGGTTAGGCACTATCAACCCACCTTCCCAATGTATAGAAAGGAATTTTCTGATTGTTTTCAATCAAGATTCTGCTGAACAATACTCCCGTAAGAGTTTTTCAGATATTTAGGTAAACTCTAACATAAATTTGTACACTATTTTCTTAGTTTAAGATTCTTAAAATAGAGTTATTTCAGAAGTTTTTTAATAAAAGAAATAATATAAACTTCGATCGTACCTATTGAGATTCAGATTTTCAATAACTCAAAAGAGCCATATAGTATAGTTACACTTTTGTCGCACGATTTGCTCCCAGATTCTCTCCTTCCCGCAGACGTTTGCCACGCCAAAGTAATTTTAATGGTGTGCCTTTAAAGCCTAATTGTTGACGGAATTGTTTTTCAATATAACGACGATAATTATTATCTAATCGTTTGGGATCATTCACAAATAAAGCGATCGTCGGAGGTTTACTGGCGACTTGAGTACCATAGTAAATGCGC from Geminocystis sp. NIES-3709 encodes the following:
- a CDS encoding polyribonucleotide nucleotidyltransferase yields the protein MEEYNKSISFFEGRDIKIKVGLLAPQAGGTVLIQAGETAVLVTATRTKGREGIDFLPLTVDYEERLYAAGRIPGGFLRREGRPPERATLTSRLIDRPLRPLFPSWLRDDLQIVATTLSMDEEVPPDVLAVTGASIATLVAQIPFYGPMAAVRVGLVHDEFIINPTFREIENGDLDLVVAGTPDGIVMVEAGANQLPEQDIIEAIEFGYEAILELIQAQKDLIQELGIEIKIENKEEDNPAVVNFIHEKASEEIKQILCHFDYDKNARDEALDTIQASVQEAINALGDEDEIKIAIAENSKLLPNLFKQLTKKLMRRQIIEDGVRVDGRKLDQVRPISSRVGLLPARVHGSGLFQRGLTQVLSIATLGTSGDAQDLADDLHPDFEKRYLHHYNFPPYSVGETKPLRPPGRREIGHGALAERAITPVLPPQEDFPYVIRVVSEVLSSNGSTSMGSVCGSTLALMDAGVPITKPVSGAAMGLIKEGDEVRILTDIQGIEDFLGDMDFKVAGTDSGITALQMDMKITGLRMETISEAVKQAREARLHILGEMMKTINTPRTELSPYAPRLMTMKIDPDMIGLVIGPGGKTIKGITEQTGSKIDIADDGTVTICAVQAERAQQAKRIIQTMTRKLNEGDVYLGRVTRVIDIGAFVEVLPGKEGMIHISQLAEHRVGKVEDEVTIGDEIVVKIRGFDQKGRLNLTRLGIHPEQAAIARQESQI